From the Lathyrus oleraceus cultivar Zhongwan6 chromosome 3, CAAS_Psat_ZW6_1.0, whole genome shotgun sequence genome, the window aatacaggaaatgcctgagccaagaacagaaaaacaagtccgtggtttcttagggaggttaaactacattgcaaggttcatctctcacctaacagccacgtgtgagccaatattcaaattgttaaggAAAGATCAGactatcaggtggaatgatgattgccaaagggctttcgagaaaataaaagagtctttgtagaatcctccaatccttatgcctccagtcccagggagaccgctgattatgtatttgacagtacttaacaattccatgggttgtgttctcggttgtaacaccccaaaattttccctcctcattcatgcattcatttttaggtcatttaacatttcatattgcatttcatcacGTCAATCAGAGTTAGATCtaagaagcttgaacatcatccaagacactttgtgggttctatccgggtgatcagtcaacacaagggaaagacttgagttacttctAACAGGTTCAAATATggtctattcatcattcagaacgctaatcttgaaggagcaagAATCTGTTCATGAGCTGTcgtgctcgctaggcgagcagaatggttcgcctagcgaatctgaaccgtcatgctcgctaagctagcagatccttcgctaggcaaagcccacgcgttttgagaaaaaataacagaaagtcatggccttgagttgccctcatttgatcccaccaagccacgaaaatcaggttataaatactagagtttcagtggAACAAAAGGGGGAGAAAAGGAGGGAGAGAAGGAGAGAGATGAACTAATCTGCAGCAGCCTccagacagctctgaaaagttcactctgactcacacactttttcacctccgtcttacgcaaaccctaacattgctttgtaaacccagccgtgccattcgattttaatcgatccctctaatcaggtttgcccttattcccattactctatgctttcaatttgaattctctgaatgtatgaggtatcgttaggttttgcccacgggtttagatgtgcatgaatgtgtagaacaataccttgaacatttaatcacttaatttctgaaatggAGACCACGAGGTTTGGGGTTTCTGAGatcgtactgttatccatgaagaacccaaaacccgcaggcgctcgctagcacctcgctaggcgagcacgcagcaaagcttcgctaagcgaagcagcAACGATCACGACAGCAGTTGTTTTTTCggtttgctctaatctgttttgtgttcgccatggcattgttttctcctgattccatcctgttactctaacctgtttgttgagtttttgtgagggctcacatgactttagaagagatggcttgcttggtattccactttatttgtgggataccacttggaggtttattccgattacctgtactgactcgctttctttgatggtgctagcttgagggatctctgggtttcttgtgtcgttagttgctattactttggatctttatccatacggtagacctcttgatccctttatttttcccgcatttttaccgctttcttagctggaagacctcgataggaggcaatgtttttgtgtgtttacttttgtgcccgAAGACCTCCcagaagaggcaccagtgctaaagacctcccagaagaggcaccagtgctaaagacctccatgaagaggcaattgacggataaaagggattagtagtcaatcccccgttattcagtgtgtcgttctttatgctcgcactacgtgtcgacgcttcagaacaaaagcccaagatcttttgtccggtcagtcagtggagagggttccatctttctgaacccccacgctttgtcatgagctcaccttgtccagggttaagagctatgaggtcgtatcctcattacctttttgatccgctcaccctgacgttcaatgtcagtggttaagagcccatttgattacctttacatggcttgtttgtcgaggttgatatgacccctcttgactaaagccctacccatgtatgtttaaGCCCCCTCGTcggcgtgtttactttatgcatgtttgttttgtatggtgtgatcgtctcaccatagggttgctaggcttcgtatagtctttcggtggcatgtcaattaaggtagcactgttccttcgtctaggacttcctttttgcataagcattcctaaaacaccaacaactcatttatttttcttctcctaagaacacatttactccttctactacaggcgagtaagtctccaaaggtcgagcatccgctagattgcgtagtaacgtcgttcgcccaaaacacaacccttaacccgtaggtagccgaactacggtttgctctgattctcattccagatgagatacgtaggcataagacacgatgtcttagcgagcacactcccctttaacccataggtagccgagctacgaagactctgattctcatattcagatgagatacgtatgcagtggatgcgacatccgcgcgagtcattttcttttgacccctctcttttaataaatagtacattagataaacccacaccctttagacaagaacaacaagagtggatcccgtagagtactacgaatgcgtaggggtgctaataccttcccttcgcataatcgactcccgaacccaagatttggttgcgaggccttgtcttttcctttccttttcccaagtttacttcgagcgtttcctttccctcctttgggataaataacgcacggtggtgactcttctgtcttttccttcttcgccggttgtttttttcgcactcctattttttttaggttgcgacagctggcgactctgctggggacccggtttccctaagcgtgtccctcctagattttgtaggtttcttgtttgttgggtgtttattcttttgtacagttatttattttttagCACTTATGTACATATCATTGCCGTGTATGTTGGCtctgttggtttgtttgtttgtgggAGTGGGATGTTCTGCGTGAGATAGGCCCAATACACAGGCCTGAGTGCACTTAGGATTAGCGTGGTTTCACATGCCCTCACGTTCCGTCTCGGTCCGATGTTGGAATATGAAAACACAATTCAAATGTGGGTCTTTCTAGAGAATTCTGTGTTGTGGATCTCTTACAGTGCTAGAGCTATCTGGGAGAACTGTTAAGTCTGGATGACCTTTACCTTACTTTCATGGGAACATGGCTGAGACACTCCTCTTATAGTGGTAATTCCAAACCGGAAATGGTGGACGTATTATTATGATTCGGCCTGAGAGTCCGTGATATCAATGTCTCTACCCTTTAGCCTCCGCATGTGAGCTGGGTGGGTTGTTTACAGGTGTGCAGGAACCCTTGACCTCATCATACCCTGATATCTGATACCTGGTACCTGATCATCATGGTTCTATTTCCTGGATCCGAACTTCTGGCACTGGTTTTATTTATGGATCTAAACCTTCAAACCTGCATACCCGGACTGCCAACTTTTGAGGACTTCTTCACAGAGAACAGCTCGTGGTTCAGTATATGGCCGGAACCGGTCACCTGtcctttgcattgcataacatcatctgcatatttgcatccaacatctcatgcttattcatttgcagggtattctCTTTCTCGGTTTGGTTTGGCTGATCTGTTCTTATTATGGAGGCTCCCAGGAAGAGTAATGTGACCTATCATTTCTTTGATACCAAGATCGGTCCATTGCGTCAGATAAAAGCTTTgattactcctgaccatgtgggTTTATTCCGGGATACTTATGGCAATATCTTGCCTATGGTTGAAGACTTGGATGCTTCTCAGAGGAGTTTGATACATACTTGCttgcagttttatgatcctcaGTTGCGTTGTTTCACTTTTCAGGATTTCCAGTTGGCTCCTTTATTTGAAGAGTATGCTATGATCTTGGGTGTTCCTCTACAACATTGTGTCCCTTTCAACTCCGATATACCTCCTCCAGAGCATAAGGATATTGCTAAGGCTCTTCATCTGGAAGTGTTTGTTGTGAAGGAAAATCTCTCTTCTAAGGGAGGTCTGTCTGGTTTTCATCTGGATTTTTTGGTAGACAAAGCCGAAGAGTGTGCTGCTCAAGGAAATTGGGAGGCTGTGTGTGCTCTGTTAGCGTTAAGTGTCTATGGTATTATGCTATTCGCCGATGAACCGAAGTTCGTGAGTATGAGTGCTATTCATATCTTTCTGCTAAAGAACCCGGTTCCCACCCTTCTTGGTGATTTCTATTTTTCGGTGCACAATAAGAATGAGAAGAGACAAGGGAGATTGGTCAGATGTTGCGCTCCATTGTTCCATAAGTGGCTCGTGGGGCACTTGCCAAATGACGATGCTTTTCTGAATCCGCATCAAGCCAGGAATTGGGCTAGAAGGTTGGTTGTCTTGACTGCTAAGGACATCAGATGGTGTAATCAGAATACCAAAGGTGGCGATTTTGTGGTTAGCTGTGGGAAATACCCTAATGTACCATTGTTGGGTACGAAAGGTTGTATCAACTATAACCCGATTCTTTTGAGAAGACAATTAGGGTATGCCTTGACTCACGCAACTAAGGATCAAGATCTGGTGGAATCTTTCTACTTCCCAGTGCAAGATAATCTAGAACTGGTTAAGCAAGCTGCTGGAGCTTGGAGGAATATTCAGACCAAAGGTGCTACTGCCTATGGAAAATGTAACAACATCTCTTCTTCCCAGTATGATAGTTGGTTGCGAGAAAGAGCCCGGATTACTCTTCTACCTTTCTCTATGGGAGAACCATCTGATCCGGTTATTGTTGAGTCTGTCAGCATGGTTGAGTACAACAGTTTGAAGTAAGAAAAGGGAAAAGCTGATAAGTTGAATGCGAAGCTGAGTGAAGGCCTCAGGAAAACTTTGTGCGCTCAGAAAGAAGCTGAGAGGGAAGTTCAAAGATTGAATGAGCTTCAAAAACAAAGCAATGAGAGGATTATTGAAGATGCTGAGTATATCCGTAAAGTCTGTTCAGGTGAGGATATACTGAAGAAAGCTTGCAAGGCTGCTAAGGAGCAGTTAGGAAGAGCTGAATATAGGCTTATTGAGCGCCAGCAAAGGTGGGAAGAATTGTCTGATCGCCGGAGACAGGTTGAGATAGAAATCAGAGCAGAAAATGAGTGGTTGAAGAGTAGGGAGAACGAGCAGCATGAAGCACTTCGATTGGCTGAACAAGAGATCGTCGAACTAAAGATTCAAGCAGGGGTAAAAAGAACAAAAGAACAAGACAAGTACAGGAAATTGGAAGAAGCGGTCAAAACGAGGAATTTGTTGATTCAAGGCCTTACAGAATACCCTACTGACCCGGTTACAGAGGCGCTTCTTAAGGAAGTTCGAGAAGACTCGTTTGGGCTAGGTGTTTGACTCCTTTTATTTTTGTAGAGTTCACCATCAGGCTTGTTGATGGGTTCTCATTTCTTTGTTCATCAGAACAACTTGTATTTTGACTATGACACCTTTCAGACGTTTCATTCTCTTTGATTATTTCGTTTGTGACCAAAGCTTCTTATCACCTCTCCTCGATATTGTTATTTGCATGTTCGATCGCAGTTGTACACGTTGTTCTGGAAGGTCAAACCGGAATTGAGAAGGGgggccttaaaattgaataagcagcgcatcgcataccatgcatattaacccttgtttgttttgcaggtgtcaccgcaatgtctaatgtttgttccctgtttcaggcattattggtcccaagcgagtccacaggtacccgacaaaggaaaatcgtccgcaactagcaatggaccaggtacagaaagagctggctgatatgcgtgaaaggatggatcagttcatgacattaatgactggtatggcagaaggccaggaaaagctgagggaattggttgagcaaccgaggcccgatccaaaggtagagataccaaatgctgagggaaaccctggtaaccctgggaacgctgataaccttgtgaacactggtaacgcgaatgctgatggaaacccggataatgttggcaacacggggaatgttggaaatgtTATTGGCGGAAGGTAtaatgtgaatcaaggaattcaaattaacgggcgccccgttactgaagattatcagtatgatcaattctctttgcacgacgaagcccacgagaccactcgccgtatggatgagcttgctgagaagctcaaatctttggagtctcaaaattccttaggttttgatgtcacaaaacttggtctggttcagggggtgaggattcctcacaagttcaaaccgcctacttttgagaaatacaacgaggcttcttgcccacgcactcatctccaatcttatttgggaaggttgggagctcacacggaagatgaaaagctgtggatgtactattttgaagacagtctaactggagcttctcgtgaatggtattctcatttgtctcgtactaccatcaagagctggaaagacttggcagaggcttttgtcaagcaatatcaatacaacttggacatggctccaaatcggaccttgttgcaaggaatgtctcagactgccaagaagacctttagagaatatgctcagcgttggagacaaattgctgcgtccgtccaaccccctatgtctgaaagggagatggcggacatgttcatgaacactcttcaaggcaattatattgagagattggctgcttgcccgtcaatcagctttgccgagatagtaattgctggagaaagaatcgagagtctgttgaagatggtccgaattcaagacaatagtgcttccagCTTATCAggtcccaagaaaccgtttgctggtaacggtcagcgaagaagagaaggcgagacaagcgttgtgtatgccggcagaggacgccctaattattattaagatcaagtggccgcagtcactattccaacacctgctcctcaacagcaacaacaaccgcagtatcatccgcaacagcaacccaggtacaacaatcaacaacaaggaggtaatccgggtcagcagtGACACTAtcaacgtccaaggcagacggaccgggtcattgagccaatcccaatgccttattctgtgttacttcccaggctgattgacctgaatctggttacgttaagaactctggccccgccaatcgatcccaataatttgcctaggggttatgatgtcaacgccagatgtgcttttcactccaacgcacctggccatactacagataattgcaaggctttccagctaaaggtacaagatttgagagatgccaaggctatcaatttttctccggtgcctaatgttatccaaaacccgatgccagctcacggcgggaagaggattaatgttgttgatagtggggaaactttggatttggtttctgatgtgactaaagtgaagacttcgctatcggcgattaaagaccgacttctgaaaggacagatattcccgggctgtggggaagagtgtAGAAATTATCAAGCTGTtgagaacggatgtgacagtttgagaaggggtattcagtaattgatagatgaaggttgtcttcagttcgatcagacccgtctggtgaagaatgatgtgtcaACAGTGACGATTTATgtcactcctgaagaaatatatgttcccgagagacccgctccgacaacaatatatttcccagaaagtacagaaccaacAACGGTGAACATCAAAAGTCCAGCACCAGttacaatttactctgacagccctcaa encodes:
- the LOC127131059 gene encoding uncharacterized protein LOC127131059; translation: MEAPRKSNVTYHFFDTKIGPLRQIKALITPDHVGLFRDTYGNILPMVEDLDASQRSLIHTCLQFYDPQLRCFTFQDFQLAPLFEEYAMILGVPLQHCVPFNSDIPPPEHKDIAKALHLEVFVVKENLSSKGGLSGFHLDFLVDKAEECAAQGNWEAVCALLALSVYGIMLFADEPKFVSMSAIHIFLLKNPVPTLLGDFYFSVHNKNEKRQGRLVRCCAPLFHKWLVGHLPNDDAFLNPHQARNWARRLVVLTAKDIRWCNQNTKGGDFVVSCGKYPNVPLLGTKGCINYNPILLRRQLGYALTHATKDQDLVESFYFPVQDNLELVKQAAGAWRNIQTKGATAYGKCNNISSSQYDSWLRERARITLLPFSMGEPSDPVIVESVSMVEYNSLKKTLCAQKEAEREVQRLNELQKQSNERIIEDAEYIRKVCSGEDILKKACKAAKEQLGRAEYRLIERQQRWEELSDRRRQVEIEIRAENEWLKSRENEQHEALRLAEQEIVELKIQAGVKRTKEQDKYRKLEEAVKTRNLLIQGLTEYPTDPVTEALLKEVREDSFGLGV